The following are from one region of the Gambusia affinis linkage group LG02, SWU_Gaff_1.0, whole genome shotgun sequence genome:
- the fhod1 gene encoding FH1/FH2 domain-containing protein 1 isoform X3 → MASVTCRVQYLEDSDPFICTNFPEPRRPPTVSLEEDQLLSEQISGIHKLLGAPLKLEDCALQVSPSGTYLDLDSSLAEQRDELDAFYQDLAKGRKPILVLRTQLSVRVHLILERLYNSKGPELRRCLFSLKQLFQDDKDLVPEFVASEGLACFIKVGAEADHNYQNYILRALSQIMLFVDGMNGVIHHPEMLQWLYTLTGSVSHLLVKTALKLLIVFVEYAESNSPLLISAVTTVDAKRGVKPWTNLMDVLEEKNGADTELMVFTMTLFNKILAALPDQDSFYDVTDCLEQLGMEALVQKHLSSKRAEPDLKAQFSTYEVALRHEDGDVDDSAPLLRKERRKMATGDQEGRRSRRSSQNLPDLLSPTPSTPVLSPSSIISSPTLDSTASSPLSSEPGSSASSPSGSPRGSPLPPHAGPGGDSSTELETKTPSSPSRSFLSHHMSALGLGRKSRLFSKTSSISEEPLPGCSSSPSDLSPPDPSQQNSEQMVRAESKPRQKSTFLRSLAATNWDKKRRSKHLSIPQLSLCDDVISPCPEPSAGIGPERPTVPVQRQCSTLSDVAMLVLDMMYSNNSAAVPSSPTDAAFGSAKEEEGSFAPGEDLCGRVSERLSNFSSLSVGSGTESSAPQRADLECLKGSAQAARARLAEEQKNRLVRQQSGERAEPAVRRLESINSVGPADAWDQLQPSGADLKIKDLDFSDLLEDEDIDVLDMGTNSSSSSHFSGIPPPPPPPPGGAAPPPPPPPPPPPILGSPPPPPPPPGGVPPAPPPLTGGPSGLTKKKKTVKLFWKELKQAESQQNCRFGRGTVWASLDKVEVDTARLETLFESKSKELPVAKKGPEPKKSLVLDPKRSNAINIGLTVLPAVHVIKNAILSFDEYAISKEGVEKILTMIPTEEEKQKIQEAQLLNPDLPLGTAEQFLLTLASISALNPRLQLWAFKLNYEVLEKEIAEPLFDLKLGMEQLASNQTFRRILATLLAIGNFLNSSNAKGFELSYLEKVVEVKDTVHRHSLLHHTCTLLEDNYPQSSDVYSEIPAITRSAKVDFDLLAENLVQLERRCKASWENLKLVAKHESKAVLKNKMTEFLRDCTQRIKILKVVNRRVINRFHSFLLFLGQPSFSVRDVKVTSFCRIISEFALEYRTTRERVLTIRRKRTLKRERNKTRGRLITETEKFSGVPVQDSISPVSMATDPGSDQEEDHETMTSLLTSSCSSPHPVTIHPAGLRRSRAVRSNCSVSPSTPTAARDDGTSSQDDANDDIMDRLVKSVTQNPSNRTTSPKTRKRSRLNRKSMRRTLKGGLDLEAVQALGLQPSKTGDRV, encoded by the exons AGAGGTTGTACAACTCCAAAGGCCCAGAGCTGAGGCGCTGTCTGTTCTCCCTCAAGCAGCTCTTCCAG GACGATAAGGATCTGGTCCCAGAGTTCGTAGCGTCAGAAGGCTTGGCGTGTTTCATCAAGGTTGGAGCCGAAGCCGACCACAACTACCAGAACTACATCCTGAGAG CTCTCAGCCAGATCATGCTGTTTGTGGACGGGATGAATGGCGTGATCCACCACCCAGAGATGCTGCAGTGGCTCTACACACTGACAGGAAGTGTG TCTCACCTGCTGGTGAAAACAGCTCTGAAGCTCCTCATCGTGTTTGTGGAGTACGCCGAGTCCAACAGTCCTCTGCTGATCAGCGCCGTGACAACGGTGGACGCAAAGAgag GTGTGAAGCCCTGGACGAACCTGATGGACGTTCTGGAGGAGAAGAACGGCGCCGACACAGAGCTGATGGTCTTCACCATGACGCTCTTCAACAAG ATTCTGGCAGCGCTGCCGGACCAGGACTCATTCTACGACGTGACGGACTGCCTGGAGCAGCTGGGCATGGAGGCCCTGGTCCAGAAACACCTGAGCAGCAAGCGGGCGGAGCCGGACCTCAAGGCCCAGTTCTCCACCTATGAG GTGGCTCTGCGGCACGAGGACGGAGACGTGGATGACTCCGCCCCCCTCCTCCGAAAGGAGAGGAGAAAGATGGCCACCGGCGACCAGGAGGGCAGGAGGAGCCGGCGCTCCAGTCAGAACCTGCCGGACCTGCTGTCCCCCACCCCGTCCACGCCTGTCCTCTCCCCGTCCTCCATCATATCCTCGCCCACGCTGGACAGCACCGCCTCATCGCCGCTGTCCTCTGAACCcggaagctccgcctccagccCCTCCGGGTCCCCTCGGGGCTCGCCGCTGCCCCCCCACGCTGGACCCGGCGGCGATTCGTCCACCGAGCTGGAAACAAAGACGCCGTCCAGCCC GAGTCGCTCTTTTCTCAGCCACCACATGTCAGCTCTGGGTCTGGGCAGGAAGTCCCGCCTCTTCTCCAAAACCAGCTCCATCTCCGAGGAGCCTCTGCCTGGCTGCAG CTCATCTCCATCTGACCTCTCGCCTCCGGATCCGTCCCAGCAGAACTCAGAGCAGATGGTCAGAGCAGAGTCCAAACCTCGTCAGAA AAGTACCTTCCTGCGCAGCCTGGCAGCCACTAACTGGGACAAGAAGAGGAGAAGTAAACACCTGAGCATTCCCCAGCTGTCCCTGTGTGATGATGTCATAAGTCCATGTCCTGAACCCAGCGCCGGCATTGGGCCTGAGCGACCCA CGGTTCCTGTGCAGCGGCAGTGCAGCACCCTGTCTGATGTCGCCATGTTGGTTTTGGACATGATGTATTCCAACAATTCTGCCGCAGTGCCCTCGAGCCCGACTGATGCTGCGTTTGGCTCTGCTAAGGAAGAAGAAGGCAGCTTTGCGCCTG GTGAAGATCTTTGTGGCCGTGTTTCGGAGCGACTGTCCAACTTCAGCTCACTGTCGGTGGGGTCCGGCACAGAGAGCAGCGCCCCCCAGAGGGCGGATCTGGAATGCCTGAAGGGCTCGGCGCAGGCGGCCAGGGCCCGGCTGGCCGAGGAGCAGAAG AACCGTTTGGTCCGGCAGCAGAGCGGCGAGAGGGCGGAGCCTGCGGTGCGGCGCCTGGAGTCCATAAACTCTGTGGGTCCGGCGGATGCCTGGGATCAGCTGCAGCCCAGCGGCGCCGACCTGAAGATCAAAGATCTGGACTTCTCCGACCTGCTGGAGGACGAAGACATCGACGTCCTGGACATGGGCAccaactcctcctcttcctcccattTCTCAGGCATCCCTCCTCCTCCGCCACCGCCACCAGGAGGCGccgctcctccacctcctccgcctcctcctccgcccCCCATCCTGGGttcccctcctccacctcctccccctCCAGGTGGCGTGCCCCCGGCTCCGCCCCCTCTGACCGGCGGGCCGTCGGGCctgacgaagaagaagaagacggtGAAGCTGTTCTGGAAGGAGTTGAAGCAGGCGGAGAGCCAACAGAACTGTCGCTTCGGCCGCGGGACGGTGTGGGCGTCGCTGGACAAGGTGGAGGTGGACACGGCGCGCCTGGAGACTCTGTTCGAGTCCAAGTCCAAGGAACTGCCAGTCGCCAAG AAGGGACCAGAACCCAAGaagtctctggttctggacccaaaGCGGAGCAACGCCATCAACATCGGCCTGACCGTTCTTCCTGCCGTCCACGTCATCAAGAACGCCATCCTGAGCTTCGATGAGTACGCCATCAGCAAGGAGGGGGTGGAG AAGATCCTGACGATGATCCCGACcgaggaggagaagcagaagatCCAGGAGGCCCAGCTGTTGAACCCCGACCTGCCGCTGGGAACCGCAGAGCAGTTCCTGCTCACCCTGGCCTCCATCAGCGCCCTGAACCCCCGCCTGCAGCTCTGGGCCTTCAAGCTCAACTATGAGGTTCTGGAAAAG GAAATCGCGGAGCCTCTGTTCGACCTGAAGCTGGGCATGGAGCAGCTGGCGTCCAATCAGACGTTCAGGAGGATCCTCGCCACGCTACTCGCCATCGGCAACTTCCTCAACAGCTCCAAT GCCAAAGGCTTTGAGCTGAGTTACCTGGAGAAGGTGGTGGAGGTGAAGGACACCGTCCACCGCCACtcgctgctgcaccacacctgcaCCCTGCTGGAGGACAATTACCCACAATCCTCTGACGTGTACTCCGAGATCCCCGCCATCACCCGCTCCGCCAAG GTGGACTTTGACCTGCTGGCGGAGAACCTGGTCCAGCTGGAGAGGCGCTGCAAGGCATCATGGGAGAACCTGAAGCTGGTGGCCAAGCATGAGAGCAAGGCGGTGCTGAAGAACAAGATGACGGAGTTCCTGAGGGACTGCACCCAGAGGATCAAGATCCTGAAGGTCGTCAACAGGAGGGTCATCAACAG GTTCCACTCCTTCCTGCTGTTCCTGGGTCAGCCGTCCTTCTCCGTCCGAGACGTGAAGGTCACCAGCTTCTGCCGCATCATCAGCGAGTTCGCTCTGGAGTACCGCACCACCCGCGAGCGCGTCCTCACCATCAGACGCAAACGCACACTCAAGAGGGAGCGGAACAAGACCCGGGGCAGGCTGATCACCGAG ACGGAAAAGTTTTCGGGTGTTCCTGTTCAGGACAGCATCTCGcccgtctccatggcaacagatCCGGGCTCTGATCAGGAGGAGGACCATGAAACCATGACGAGCCTGCtgaccagcagctgcagcagcccgCACCCAGTCACCATTCATCCTGCAGGCCTGCGCCGCTCCAGAGCCGTCCGCA GTAACTGCTCGGTGAGCCCATCCACTCCGACCGCTGCTAGGGACGACGGGACCAGCTCTCAAGACGACGCCAACGATGACATCATGGATCGACTGGTGAAGTCCGTGACCCAGAACCCGTCAAACAGAACCACCAGCCCAAAGACCCGCAAACGGTCCCGACTCAACAGGAAATCCA TGCGGAGAACCCTGAAGGGCGGATTGGACCTGGAGGCGGTCCAGGCTCTGGGTCTGCAGCCCAGCAAGACGGGAGACAGAGTCTGA
- the fhod1 gene encoding FH1/FH2 domain-containing protein 1 isoform X2, with product MASVTCRVQYLEDSDPFICTNFPEPRRPPTVSLEEDQLLSEQISGIHKLLGAPLKLEDCALQVSPSGTYLDLDSSLAEQRDELDAFYQDLAKGRKPILVLRTQLSVRVHLILERLYNSKGPELRRCLFSLKQLFQDDKDLVPEFVASEGLACFIKVGAEADHNYQNYILRALSQIMLFVDGMNGVIHHPEMLQWLYTLTGSVSHLLVKTALKLLIVFVEYAESNSPLLISAVTTVDAKRGVKPWTNLMDVLEEKNGADTELMVFTMTLFNKILAALPDQDSFYDVTDCLEQLGMEALVQKHLSSKRAEPDLKAQFSTYEVALRHEDGDVDDSAPLLRKERRKMATGDQEGRRSRRSSQNLPDLLSPTPSTPVLSPSSIISSPTLDSTASSPLSSEPGSSASSPSGSPRGSPLPPHAGPGGDSSTELETKTPSSPSRSFLSHHMSALGLGRKSRLFSKTSSISEEPLPGCSSSPSDLSPPDPSQQNSEQMVRAESKPRQNPEDFDVNLNKPVLKKFQSTFLRSLAATNWDKKRRSKHLSIPQLSLCDDVISPCPEPSAGIGPERPTVPVQRQCSTLSDVAMLVLDMMYSNNSAAVPSSPTDAAFGSAKEEEGSFAPGEDLCGRVSERLSNFSSLSVGSGTESSAPQRADLECLKGSAQAARARLAEEQKNRLVRQQSGERAEPAVRRLESINSVGPADAWDQLQPSGADLKIKDLDFSDLLEDEDIDVLDMGTNSSSSSHFSGIPPPPPPPPGGAAPPPPPPPPPPPILGSPPPPPPPPGGVPPAPPPLTGGPSGLTKKKKTVKLFWKELKQAESQQNCRFGRGTVWASLDKVEVDTARLETLFESKSKELPVAKKGPEPKKSLVLDPKRSNAINIGLTVLPAVHVIKNAILSFDEYAISKEGVEKILTMIPTEEEKQKIQEAQLLNPDLPLGTAEQFLLTLASISALNPRLQLWAFKLNYEVLEKEIAEPLFDLKLGMEQLASNQTFRRILATLLAIGNFLNSSNAKGFELSYLEKVVEVKDTVHRHSLLHHTCTLLEDNYPQSSDVYSEIPAITRSAKVDFDLLAENLVQLERRCKASWENLKLVAKHESKAVLKNKMTEFLRDCTQRIKILKVVNRRVINRFHSFLLFLGQPSFSVRDVKVTSFCRIISEFALEYRTTRERVLTIRRKRTLKRERNKTRGRLITETEKFSGVPVQDSISPVSMATDPGSDQEEDHETMTSLLTSSCSSPHPVTIHPAGLRRSRAVRSNCSVSPSTPTAARDDGTSSQDDANDDIMDRLVKSVTQNPSNRTTSPKTRKRSRLNRKSMRRTLKGGLDLEAVQALGLQPSKTGDRV from the exons AGAGGTTGTACAACTCCAAAGGCCCAGAGCTGAGGCGCTGTCTGTTCTCCCTCAAGCAGCTCTTCCAG GACGATAAGGATCTGGTCCCAGAGTTCGTAGCGTCAGAAGGCTTGGCGTGTTTCATCAAGGTTGGAGCCGAAGCCGACCACAACTACCAGAACTACATCCTGAGAG CTCTCAGCCAGATCATGCTGTTTGTGGACGGGATGAATGGCGTGATCCACCACCCAGAGATGCTGCAGTGGCTCTACACACTGACAGGAAGTGTG TCTCACCTGCTGGTGAAAACAGCTCTGAAGCTCCTCATCGTGTTTGTGGAGTACGCCGAGTCCAACAGTCCTCTGCTGATCAGCGCCGTGACAACGGTGGACGCAAAGAgag GTGTGAAGCCCTGGACGAACCTGATGGACGTTCTGGAGGAGAAGAACGGCGCCGACACAGAGCTGATGGTCTTCACCATGACGCTCTTCAACAAG ATTCTGGCAGCGCTGCCGGACCAGGACTCATTCTACGACGTGACGGACTGCCTGGAGCAGCTGGGCATGGAGGCCCTGGTCCAGAAACACCTGAGCAGCAAGCGGGCGGAGCCGGACCTCAAGGCCCAGTTCTCCACCTATGAG GTGGCTCTGCGGCACGAGGACGGAGACGTGGATGACTCCGCCCCCCTCCTCCGAAAGGAGAGGAGAAAGATGGCCACCGGCGACCAGGAGGGCAGGAGGAGCCGGCGCTCCAGTCAGAACCTGCCGGACCTGCTGTCCCCCACCCCGTCCACGCCTGTCCTCTCCCCGTCCTCCATCATATCCTCGCCCACGCTGGACAGCACCGCCTCATCGCCGCTGTCCTCTGAACCcggaagctccgcctccagccCCTCCGGGTCCCCTCGGGGCTCGCCGCTGCCCCCCCACGCTGGACCCGGCGGCGATTCGTCCACCGAGCTGGAAACAAAGACGCCGTCCAGCCC GAGTCGCTCTTTTCTCAGCCACCACATGTCAGCTCTGGGTCTGGGCAGGAAGTCCCGCCTCTTCTCCAAAACCAGCTCCATCTCCGAGGAGCCTCTGCCTGGCTGCAG CTCATCTCCATCTGACCTCTCGCCTCCGGATCCGTCCCAGCAGAACTCAGAGCAGATGGTCAGAGCAGAGTCCAAACCTCGTCAGAA CCCAGAGGACTTTGATGTGAATCTGAACAAGCCGGTTCTGAAGAAGTTCCA AAGTACCTTCCTGCGCAGCCTGGCAGCCACTAACTGGGACAAGAAGAGGAGAAGTAAACACCTGAGCATTCCCCAGCTGTCCCTGTGTGATGATGTCATAAGTCCATGTCCTGAACCCAGCGCCGGCATTGGGCCTGAGCGACCCA CGGTTCCTGTGCAGCGGCAGTGCAGCACCCTGTCTGATGTCGCCATGTTGGTTTTGGACATGATGTATTCCAACAATTCTGCCGCAGTGCCCTCGAGCCCGACTGATGCTGCGTTTGGCTCTGCTAAGGAAGAAGAAGGCAGCTTTGCGCCTG GTGAAGATCTTTGTGGCCGTGTTTCGGAGCGACTGTCCAACTTCAGCTCACTGTCGGTGGGGTCCGGCACAGAGAGCAGCGCCCCCCAGAGGGCGGATCTGGAATGCCTGAAGGGCTCGGCGCAGGCGGCCAGGGCCCGGCTGGCCGAGGAGCAGAAG AACCGTTTGGTCCGGCAGCAGAGCGGCGAGAGGGCGGAGCCTGCGGTGCGGCGCCTGGAGTCCATAAACTCTGTGGGTCCGGCGGATGCCTGGGATCAGCTGCAGCCCAGCGGCGCCGACCTGAAGATCAAAGATCTGGACTTCTCCGACCTGCTGGAGGACGAAGACATCGACGTCCTGGACATGGGCAccaactcctcctcttcctcccattTCTCAGGCATCCCTCCTCCTCCGCCACCGCCACCAGGAGGCGccgctcctccacctcctccgcctcctcctccgcccCCCATCCTGGGttcccctcctccacctcctccccctCCAGGTGGCGTGCCCCCGGCTCCGCCCCCTCTGACCGGCGGGCCGTCGGGCctgacgaagaagaagaagacggtGAAGCTGTTCTGGAAGGAGTTGAAGCAGGCGGAGAGCCAACAGAACTGTCGCTTCGGCCGCGGGACGGTGTGGGCGTCGCTGGACAAGGTGGAGGTGGACACGGCGCGCCTGGAGACTCTGTTCGAGTCCAAGTCCAAGGAACTGCCAGTCGCCAAG AAGGGACCAGAACCCAAGaagtctctggttctggacccaaaGCGGAGCAACGCCATCAACATCGGCCTGACCGTTCTTCCTGCCGTCCACGTCATCAAGAACGCCATCCTGAGCTTCGATGAGTACGCCATCAGCAAGGAGGGGGTGGAG AAGATCCTGACGATGATCCCGACcgaggaggagaagcagaagatCCAGGAGGCCCAGCTGTTGAACCCCGACCTGCCGCTGGGAACCGCAGAGCAGTTCCTGCTCACCCTGGCCTCCATCAGCGCCCTGAACCCCCGCCTGCAGCTCTGGGCCTTCAAGCTCAACTATGAGGTTCTGGAAAAG GAAATCGCGGAGCCTCTGTTCGACCTGAAGCTGGGCATGGAGCAGCTGGCGTCCAATCAGACGTTCAGGAGGATCCTCGCCACGCTACTCGCCATCGGCAACTTCCTCAACAGCTCCAAT GCCAAAGGCTTTGAGCTGAGTTACCTGGAGAAGGTGGTGGAGGTGAAGGACACCGTCCACCGCCACtcgctgctgcaccacacctgcaCCCTGCTGGAGGACAATTACCCACAATCCTCTGACGTGTACTCCGAGATCCCCGCCATCACCCGCTCCGCCAAG GTGGACTTTGACCTGCTGGCGGAGAACCTGGTCCAGCTGGAGAGGCGCTGCAAGGCATCATGGGAGAACCTGAAGCTGGTGGCCAAGCATGAGAGCAAGGCGGTGCTGAAGAACAAGATGACGGAGTTCCTGAGGGACTGCACCCAGAGGATCAAGATCCTGAAGGTCGTCAACAGGAGGGTCATCAACAG GTTCCACTCCTTCCTGCTGTTCCTGGGTCAGCCGTCCTTCTCCGTCCGAGACGTGAAGGTCACCAGCTTCTGCCGCATCATCAGCGAGTTCGCTCTGGAGTACCGCACCACCCGCGAGCGCGTCCTCACCATCAGACGCAAACGCACACTCAAGAGGGAGCGGAACAAGACCCGGGGCAGGCTGATCACCGAG ACGGAAAAGTTTTCGGGTGTTCCTGTTCAGGACAGCATCTCGcccgtctccatggcaacagatCCGGGCTCTGATCAGGAGGAGGACCATGAAACCATGACGAGCCTGCtgaccagcagctgcagcagcccgCACCCAGTCACCATTCATCCTGCAGGCCTGCGCCGCTCCAGAGCCGTCCGCA GTAACTGCTCGGTGAGCCCATCCACTCCGACCGCTGCTAGGGACGACGGGACCAGCTCTCAAGACGACGCCAACGATGACATCATGGATCGACTGGTGAAGTCCGTGACCCAGAACCCGTCAAACAGAACCACCAGCCCAAAGACCCGCAAACGGTCCCGACTCAACAGGAAATCCA TGCGGAGAACCCTGAAGGGCGGATTGGACCTGGAGGCGGTCCAGGCTCTGGGTCTGCAGCCCAGCAAGACGGGAGACAGAGTCTGA
- the fhod1 gene encoding FH1/FH2 domain-containing protein 1 isoform X4: MASVTCRVQYLEDSDPFICTNFPEPRRPPTVSLEEDQLLSEQISGIHKLLGAPLKLEDCALQVSPSGTYLDLDSSLAEQRDELDAFYQDLAKGRKPILVLRTQLSVRVHLILERLYNSKGPELRRCLFSLKQLFQDDKDLVPEFVASEGLACFIKVGAEADHNYQNYILRALSQIMLFVDGMNGVIHHPEMLQWLYTLTGSVSHLLVKTALKLLIVFVEYAESNSPLLISAVTTVDAKRGVKPWTNLMDVLEEKNGADTELMVFTMTLFNKILAALPDQDSFYDVTDCLEQLGMEALVQKHLSSKRAEPDLKAQFSTYEVALRHEDGDVDDSAPLLRKERRKMATGDQEGRRSRRSSQNLPDLLSPTPSTPVLSPSSIISSPTLDSTASSPLSSEPGSSASSPSGSPRGSPLPPHAGPGGDSSTELETKTPSSPSSPSDLSPPDPSQQNSEQMVRAESKPRQNSLEAEQKVFCPEDFDVNLNKPVLKKFQSTFLRSLAATNWDKKRRSKHLSIPQLSLCDDVISPCPEPSAGIGPERPTVPVQRQCSTLSDVAMLVLDMMYSNNSAAVPSSPTDAAFGSAKEEEGSFAPGEDLCGRVSERLSNFSSLSVGSGTESSAPQRADLECLKGSAQAARARLAEEQKNRLVRQQSGERAEPAVRRLESINSVGPADAWDQLQPSGADLKIKDLDFSDLLEDEDIDVLDMGTNSSSSSHFSGIPPPPPPPPGGAAPPPPPPPPPPPILGSPPPPPPPPGGVPPAPPPLTGGPSGLTKKKKTVKLFWKELKQAESQQNCRFGRGTVWASLDKVEVDTARLETLFESKSKELPVAKKGPEPKKSLVLDPKRSNAINIGLTVLPAVHVIKNAILSFDEYAISKEGVEKILTMIPTEEEKQKIQEAQLLNPDLPLGTAEQFLLTLASISALNPRLQLWAFKLNYEVLEKEIAEPLFDLKLGMEQLASNQTFRRILATLLAIGNFLNSSNAKGFELSYLEKVVEVKDTVHRHSLLHHTCTLLEDNYPQSSDVYSEIPAITRSAKVDFDLLAENLVQLERRCKASWENLKLVAKHESKAVLKNKMTEFLRDCTQRIKILKVVNRRVINRFHSFLLFLGQPSFSVRDVKVTSFCRIISEFALEYRTTRERVLTIRRKRTLKRERNKTRGRLITETEKFSGVPVQDSISPVSMATDPGSDQEEDHETMTSLLTSSCSSPHPVTIHPAGLRRSRAVRSNCSVSPSTPTAARDDGTSSQDDANDDIMDRLVKSVTQNPSNRTTSPKTRKRSRLNRKSMRRTLKGGLDLEAVQALGLQPSKTGDRV; the protein is encoded by the exons AGAGGTTGTACAACTCCAAAGGCCCAGAGCTGAGGCGCTGTCTGTTCTCCCTCAAGCAGCTCTTCCAG GACGATAAGGATCTGGTCCCAGAGTTCGTAGCGTCAGAAGGCTTGGCGTGTTTCATCAAGGTTGGAGCCGAAGCCGACCACAACTACCAGAACTACATCCTGAGAG CTCTCAGCCAGATCATGCTGTTTGTGGACGGGATGAATGGCGTGATCCACCACCCAGAGATGCTGCAGTGGCTCTACACACTGACAGGAAGTGTG TCTCACCTGCTGGTGAAAACAGCTCTGAAGCTCCTCATCGTGTTTGTGGAGTACGCCGAGTCCAACAGTCCTCTGCTGATCAGCGCCGTGACAACGGTGGACGCAAAGAgag GTGTGAAGCCCTGGACGAACCTGATGGACGTTCTGGAGGAGAAGAACGGCGCCGACACAGAGCTGATGGTCTTCACCATGACGCTCTTCAACAAG ATTCTGGCAGCGCTGCCGGACCAGGACTCATTCTACGACGTGACGGACTGCCTGGAGCAGCTGGGCATGGAGGCCCTGGTCCAGAAACACCTGAGCAGCAAGCGGGCGGAGCCGGACCTCAAGGCCCAGTTCTCCACCTATGAG GTGGCTCTGCGGCACGAGGACGGAGACGTGGATGACTCCGCCCCCCTCCTCCGAAAGGAGAGGAGAAAGATGGCCACCGGCGACCAGGAGGGCAGGAGGAGCCGGCGCTCCAGTCAGAACCTGCCGGACCTGCTGTCCCCCACCCCGTCCACGCCTGTCCTCTCCCCGTCCTCCATCATATCCTCGCCCACGCTGGACAGCACCGCCTCATCGCCGCTGTCCTCTGAACCcggaagctccgcctccagccCCTCCGGGTCCCCTCGGGGCTCGCCGCTGCCCCCCCACGCTGGACCCGGCGGCGATTCGTCCACCGAGCTGGAAACAAAGACGCCGTCCAGCCC CTCATCTCCATCTGACCTCTCGCCTCCGGATCCGTCCCAGCAGAACTCAGAGCAGATGGTCAGAGCAGAGTCCAAACCTCGTCAGAA CTCGCTGGAGGCTGAGCAGAAAGTCTTCTG CCCAGAGGACTTTGATGTGAATCTGAACAAGCCGGTTCTGAAGAAGTTCCA AAGTACCTTCCTGCGCAGCCTGGCAGCCACTAACTGGGACAAGAAGAGGAGAAGTAAACACCTGAGCATTCCCCAGCTGTCCCTGTGTGATGATGTCATAAGTCCATGTCCTGAACCCAGCGCCGGCATTGGGCCTGAGCGACCCA CGGTTCCTGTGCAGCGGCAGTGCAGCACCCTGTCTGATGTCGCCATGTTGGTTTTGGACATGATGTATTCCAACAATTCTGCCGCAGTGCCCTCGAGCCCGACTGATGCTGCGTTTGGCTCTGCTAAGGAAGAAGAAGGCAGCTTTGCGCCTG GTGAAGATCTTTGTGGCCGTGTTTCGGAGCGACTGTCCAACTTCAGCTCACTGTCGGTGGGGTCCGGCACAGAGAGCAGCGCCCCCCAGAGGGCGGATCTGGAATGCCTGAAGGGCTCGGCGCAGGCGGCCAGGGCCCGGCTGGCCGAGGAGCAGAAG AACCGTTTGGTCCGGCAGCAGAGCGGCGAGAGGGCGGAGCCTGCGGTGCGGCGCCTGGAGTCCATAAACTCTGTGGGTCCGGCGGATGCCTGGGATCAGCTGCAGCCCAGCGGCGCCGACCTGAAGATCAAAGATCTGGACTTCTCCGACCTGCTGGAGGACGAAGACATCGACGTCCTGGACATGGGCAccaactcctcctcttcctcccattTCTCAGGCATCCCTCCTCCTCCGCCACCGCCACCAGGAGGCGccgctcctccacctcctccgcctcctcctccgcccCCCATCCTGGGttcccctcctccacctcctccccctCCAGGTGGCGTGCCCCCGGCTCCGCCCCCTCTGACCGGCGGGCCGTCGGGCctgacgaagaagaagaagacggtGAAGCTGTTCTGGAAGGAGTTGAAGCAGGCGGAGAGCCAACAGAACTGTCGCTTCGGCCGCGGGACGGTGTGGGCGTCGCTGGACAAGGTGGAGGTGGACACGGCGCGCCTGGAGACTCTGTTCGAGTCCAAGTCCAAGGAACTGCCAGTCGCCAAG AAGGGACCAGAACCCAAGaagtctctggttctggacccaaaGCGGAGCAACGCCATCAACATCGGCCTGACCGTTCTTCCTGCCGTCCACGTCATCAAGAACGCCATCCTGAGCTTCGATGAGTACGCCATCAGCAAGGAGGGGGTGGAG AAGATCCTGACGATGATCCCGACcgaggaggagaagcagaagatCCAGGAGGCCCAGCTGTTGAACCCCGACCTGCCGCTGGGAACCGCAGAGCAGTTCCTGCTCACCCTGGCCTCCATCAGCGCCCTGAACCCCCGCCTGCAGCTCTGGGCCTTCAAGCTCAACTATGAGGTTCTGGAAAAG GAAATCGCGGAGCCTCTGTTCGACCTGAAGCTGGGCATGGAGCAGCTGGCGTCCAATCAGACGTTCAGGAGGATCCTCGCCACGCTACTCGCCATCGGCAACTTCCTCAACAGCTCCAAT GCCAAAGGCTTTGAGCTGAGTTACCTGGAGAAGGTGGTGGAGGTGAAGGACACCGTCCACCGCCACtcgctgctgcaccacacctgcaCCCTGCTGGAGGACAATTACCCACAATCCTCTGACGTGTACTCCGAGATCCCCGCCATCACCCGCTCCGCCAAG GTGGACTTTGACCTGCTGGCGGAGAACCTGGTCCAGCTGGAGAGGCGCTGCAAGGCATCATGGGAGAACCTGAAGCTGGTGGCCAAGCATGAGAGCAAGGCGGTGCTGAAGAACAAGATGACGGAGTTCCTGAGGGACTGCACCCAGAGGATCAAGATCCTGAAGGTCGTCAACAGGAGGGTCATCAACAG GTTCCACTCCTTCCTGCTGTTCCTGGGTCAGCCGTCCTTCTCCGTCCGAGACGTGAAGGTCACCAGCTTCTGCCGCATCATCAGCGAGTTCGCTCTGGAGTACCGCACCACCCGCGAGCGCGTCCTCACCATCAGACGCAAACGCACACTCAAGAGGGAGCGGAACAAGACCCGGGGCAGGCTGATCACCGAG ACGGAAAAGTTTTCGGGTGTTCCTGTTCAGGACAGCATCTCGcccgtctccatggcaacagatCCGGGCTCTGATCAGGAGGAGGACCATGAAACCATGACGAGCCTGCtgaccagcagctgcagcagcccgCACCCAGTCACCATTCATCCTGCAGGCCTGCGCCGCTCCAGAGCCGTCCGCA GTAACTGCTCGGTGAGCCCATCCACTCCGACCGCTGCTAGGGACGACGGGACCAGCTCTCAAGACGACGCCAACGATGACATCATGGATCGACTGGTGAAGTCCGTGACCCAGAACCCGTCAAACAGAACCACCAGCCCAAAGACCCGCAAACGGTCCCGACTCAACAGGAAATCCA TGCGGAGAACCCTGAAGGGCGGATTGGACCTGGAGGCGGTCCAGGCTCTGGGTCTGCAGCCCAGCAAGACGGGAGACAGAGTCTGA